From a single Carassius auratus strain Wakin chromosome 38, ASM336829v1, whole genome shotgun sequence genomic region:
- the lgmn gene encoding legumain, translated as MSPQTVAVLGLALSLGLVVSGFPAEQPENGKHWVVIVAGSNGWYNYRHQADACHAYQIVHKNGIPDEQIVVMMYDDLAQSTDNPTPGVIINRPNGSDVYKGVLKDYTGDDVTPQNFLAVLKGDAASVKGGSGKVLKSGPNDHVFVYFTDHGAPGLLAFPNDDLLVDDLMKTIKYMHQNNKYKKMVFYIEACESGSMMTPLPVDINVYATTAANPDESSYACYFDEARETYLGDLYSVNWLEDSDVEDLSKETLAKQFKIVKAKTNTSHVMQYGNKTLSNMKVIAFQGNSKGLDKAPEPVSLPVITERDLMSSPDVPLAIMKRKLQKSNDIDAVLGYMKEIHEHLQVRELLGNTMRKIVEHVVQEKEEVQDYLEGREELTEYECYKTAVNHYKTHCFNWHQQEYEYALRHLYALVNLCQGGYQAQRITAAMDDVCYFRQ; from the exons ATGAGCCCACAGACAGTAGCAGTTCTAGGTCTTGCCCTGAGCCTGGGGCTGGTAGTGAGTGGTTTTCCTGCCGAGCAGCCAGAAAATGGGAAGCACTGGGTGGTCATTGTGGCTGGTTCGAACGGCTGGTACAATTACAGACACCAG GCCGATGCATGCCATGCGTACCAGATTGTCCATAAGAACGGAATTCCGGATGAGCAGATTGTGGTGATGATGTATGATGATCTAGCTCAGAGCACTGA TAACCCTACTCCAGGAGTGATCATAAACAGACCCAACGGATCAGATGTTTACAAAGGAGTGCTGAAGGACTACACTGGTGAT GATGTGACTCCTCAGAACTTCCTGGCGGTGTTGAAAGGCGATGCTGCCAGTGTGAAGGGAGGCTCTGGAAAAGTGCTGAAAAG TGGTCCAAATGatcatgtgtttgtgtatttcacTGATCATGGAGCCCCAGGTCTGCTGGCCTTCCCTAATGATGAT CTTCTTGTAGATGACCTGATGAAAACCATCAAGTACATGCACCAAAACAACAAATACAAGAAG ATGGTGTTTTATATTGAGGCCTGTGAATCTGGCTCTATGATGACACCTCTGCCGGTTGACATTAATG TCTATGCCACCACCGCTGCCAACCCTGACGAGTCCTCATATGCCTGTTACTTTGATGAAGCCAGAGAAACCTACCTGGGAGACTTGTACAGCGTCAACTGGTTGGAAGACTCTGATGTG GAGGATCTGAGCAAAGAGACTTTGGCTAAACAGTTCAAGATCGTAAAGGCCAAAACCAACACCAGCCATGTGATGCAGTATGGAAACAAG acGCTGTCCAACATGAAGGTGATAGCGTTCCAGGGTAATTCGAAAGGTCTTGATAAGGCACCCGAGCCTGTGTCGTTGCCTGTGATCACTGAACGTGACCTCATGAGCAGCCCTGATGTGCCTCTTGCCATCATGAAGAGAAAACTCCAGAAGAGCAATGACATTGATGCTGTACTCGGTTACATGAAAGAAATCCATGAACATCTACAG gtgCGGGAGCTGCTTGGTAATACCATGCGTAAGATCGTGGAGCATGTGGTGCAGGAAAAAGAGGAAGTGCAGGATTACTTGGAAGGACGTGAAGAACTCACGGAGTATGAATGTTATAAAACTGCTGTCAATCACTACAAGACACACTGTTTCAACTGGCACCAGCAGGAG TATGAATATGCTCTGAGACACCTGTATGCTTTAGTAAACCTTTGTCAGGGAGGATACCAGGCCCAGAG AATCACAGCAGCCATGGACGATGTGTGTTACTTCAGACAATAG